The genome window CATACCGACTCTAAAAGAAGTGTTGGTATTCCCAATTAGGACATTCAAGAAGGGTGAGGAAATCATTGGATTTCTCGCGGGGATTTAAATGGAGATCGAGATAAAATTTAGGGTTAATCTAGATGAAATTAAAAAGAAAATTGAAGCTCTTGGAGCTGAATTTGTAGGAGAAGAGATTCAAGAAGATTTGTATTTCTCCCTCTCTCCAAAACGACTTTTAAGAATCAGACGGATTGTTAATCTAAATGAAGTCATTCTCGGATACAAAGATATTAAGGATGAGAAAAATGAGGAGTTCGATGAAATTGAAGTGAAAGTCGAAGATTTTGAAAAGATGAAGATCATTCTAAAGCGCTTAGGATTTAAGGAAGATGTGTGGGTTAAGAAACATCGGTATGTTTACAAACTCGGTGATGTGACTTTTGAGCTCAATCACGTTGAAGGACTTGGGGATTTTCTTGACATAGAGGTTATGAGCGATGATATTGAAAAAGCCAAGAAAAGGATTTGGGAAGTTGCAAAGCTGTTAGGATTAAGCAAAGAAGATGTAGAGCCAAGACTATATCAAGAGATGCTTAAAGAATTACCCAAATATGTACAGAAAGAGTAAAATATTTCTTCTTTGGAATTTTATATGGTGACAAGGCATGAGAATTAAGAAAGGCCAAGGCTCTCTTGAGTATCTTTTTGTTGTTGCTTTAGTGATTATTATTGTTGCTATTGGAGTTAGGTATCTTAAAGGAGCCGCTAAAGAGGTGCCTCATTATAATGAAATAACTCTAAATCCAGGGCTTTTTAACAACATAACTGCCGATTATGGAGATATAAAAGTTGAGGCTTATTTAGTAGATAATGGCGATGGAACATACAAAGTGGAGTACAAAATCTGGGCAATAACGACACCTATAAGAAAAGCCCAGTTGGCACTAATATGCATGAATAAACCACCTAATGTGGCAGGGTATCAGG of Thermococcus sp. M39 contains these proteins:
- a CDS encoding class III signal peptide-containing protein — its product is MRIKKGQGSLEYLFVVALVIIIVAIGVRYLKGAAKEVPHYNEITLNPGLFNNITADYGDIKVEAYLVDNGDGTYKVEYKIWAITTPIRKAQLALICMNKPPNVAGYQVITHEGLLTPVNYWANYWTPVPEEYFPCEIRFYIWKE
- the cyaB gene encoding class IV adenylate cyclase, which translates into the protein MEIEIKFRVNLDEIKKKIEALGAEFVGEEIQEDLYFSLSPKRLLRIRRIVNLNEVILGYKDIKDEKNEEFDEIEVKVEDFEKMKIILKRLGFKEDVWVKKHRYVYKLGDVTFELNHVEGLGDFLDIEVMSDDIEKAKKRIWEVAKLLGLSKEDVEPRLYQEMLKELPKYVQKE